One window from the genome of Hyphomonas neptunium ATCC 15444 encodes:
- a CDS encoding indolepyruvate ferredoxin oxidoreductase family protein: MKHREVTLDDKYELVEGKAYMTGIQALVRLPLDRKRLDLAAGHNTGGFISGYRGSPLGGYDQQLRAVQKLLDSHDIKFWEGLNEDLGATAVWGSQQLGLFPGAKFDGLFGIWYGKAPGVDRTGDVFKHANAAGTSALGGVLAIVGDDHNCKSSTLPSQSEYAMADAEIPVLNPASIQDVLDYGIHGWEMSRFSGAWVGLVALADTMDSGSVVDVTMNRFSIQRPNFSLPEGGVHMRRGDIPLSKEARLRQVKIPAAQAYVRANRLDHVILPSPNPRIGIIVTGQAARDVFEALAAIGLTPEEAGRLGLSIYKVAMPWPLEPQGVREFCAGLERVVVIEHKRPLIESQLKAALYDLPESRRPVIEGKFDGEGRPLLSDIASLSIPEIAHALMRSIPSGWDTSRAEAYFNRVGSAGEAARTNASPTVRSPHFCSGCPHNTSTNVPDGSRALAGIGCHYMANFMPDRKTDMTSQMGGEGIAWVGQHWATEEPHVFVNLGDGTYSHSGSLAIRAAVTSGANMTYKILYNDAVAMTGGQHVESGQTPAQIAQQVEAEGVRTIRIVTEDPTRYAAVKGLPRSVKIYHRDDLEEVQKELRQTPGVTVIIYDQMCATEKRRRSKRGMIAPDRVRTIINTEVCEGCGDCSLKSNCLSVEPVETELGRKRRINQSTCNTDLSCVKGFCPSFVTIQDGEAAWEDQPRQIFDADGLPLPETPSLAQPWNVLFTGVGGTGVTTVAAVLAMAAHVDGNAACTLDMTGLAQKGGPVLSHVRFAREPEMISTGRVPPASADLIIGCDLVVAAGGDALNLMDPQRTAAYANSDVTPTSEFIRNRSKRFESDLLSSRVKRQTAEFGAFDAEALAVGYLHDAIYTNMIMVGYSWQKGKVPISLRGLYRAIRLNGTKVEDNMAAFNIGRIAAAAPERLAAQHDPRGQVEPKTLDELIEDRAERLTAYQNAAYAEQYRAAVAQMRAAEDRAGLGENVTRAVATYAYKLMAYKDEYEVARLYTNGKFAEQLASQFKGGKLRFWLAPPIIARKDANGHLEKKHFGAWMLTGFRVLAKLKGLRGTKFDLFGYTEERKMERGLRDTYLANMRRIASELNAANHSLAVEIAKVPDEIRGFGHVKEAAVEKAQAHEAELWAGWPEGKLPKAKVSLISAAG, encoded by the coding sequence ATGAAACATCGTGAAGTTACGCTGGACGACAAATACGAACTTGTCGAGGGCAAGGCCTATATGACGGGCATCCAGGCCCTTGTCCGCCTACCCCTTGATCGCAAGCGCCTGGACCTTGCCGCAGGCCACAACACCGGCGGCTTCATCTCCGGCTACCGCGGCTCCCCCCTCGGCGGATACGATCAACAACTCCGAGCGGTCCAGAAGCTCCTTGATTCCCATGACATAAAATTCTGGGAAGGCCTGAATGAAGACCTCGGCGCCACCGCCGTCTGGGGCTCCCAGCAGCTCGGCCTTTTCCCGGGCGCCAAATTCGATGGCCTCTTCGGAATCTGGTACGGCAAAGCCCCCGGCGTCGACCGCACCGGCGACGTGTTCAAACATGCCAACGCGGCAGGTACATCCGCCCTGGGCGGCGTTCTCGCGATCGTGGGCGACGATCACAACTGCAAGTCCTCCACCCTGCCCTCGCAATCAGAATATGCCATGGCAGACGCTGAAATCCCCGTCCTGAACCCCGCCTCGATCCAGGACGTTCTGGACTATGGCATCCATGGCTGGGAGATGAGCCGCTTCTCCGGGGCCTGGGTTGGCCTCGTCGCCCTCGCAGACACGATGGATTCAGGCTCGGTCGTGGATGTCACCATGAACCGCTTCTCCATCCAGCGGCCAAACTTCTCTTTGCCAGAAGGCGGCGTTCACATGCGCCGGGGCGATATTCCCCTCAGCAAGGAAGCCCGTCTGCGGCAGGTTAAGATCCCCGCCGCACAGGCCTATGTACGCGCCAACCGGCTCGACCATGTCATCCTGCCCTCTCCGAACCCGCGTATCGGCATCATCGTGACCGGGCAGGCCGCGCGCGATGTCTTCGAAGCCCTCGCCGCCATCGGCCTCACACCAGAAGAAGCCGGCCGCCTCGGCCTCAGCATCTACAAAGTCGCCATGCCCTGGCCGCTGGAGCCGCAAGGCGTCCGCGAGTTCTGTGCGGGGCTGGAGCGCGTGGTCGTCATCGAGCACAAACGCCCGCTGATCGAAAGCCAACTCAAAGCCGCGCTTTATGATCTCCCCGAAAGCCGCCGGCCGGTTATCGAAGGCAAATTCGACGGCGAAGGCCGCCCGCTCCTGTCAGACATCGCCTCGCTCAGCATTCCGGAAATCGCGCATGCTCTGATGCGCTCCATTCCATCGGGCTGGGACACCAGCCGCGCCGAGGCCTACTTCAACCGCGTGGGCAGCGCCGGCGAGGCCGCGCGCACCAACGCCTCCCCGACCGTGCGCTCCCCTCACTTCTGCTCAGGCTGCCCGCATAACACGTCCACCAATGTGCCTGATGGCTCCCGCGCGCTCGCCGGCATTGGCTGCCACTATATGGCGAACTTCATGCCGGACCGGAAAACCGACATGACCAGCCAGATGGGCGGCGAAGGCATTGCCTGGGTCGGCCAGCACTGGGCCACCGAAGAACCTCATGTGTTCGTCAATCTGGGCGACGGCACCTATTCCCATTCCGGCTCTCTTGCCATCCGCGCCGCGGTCACTTCCGGCGCAAACATGACCTACAAGATCCTCTATAACGACGCCGTTGCCATGACCGGCGGCCAGCATGTGGAATCGGGCCAGACACCGGCCCAGATTGCCCAGCAGGTGGAGGCCGAAGGCGTCAGGACCATCCGTATCGTGACGGAAGATCCAACCCGCTATGCCGCCGTCAAAGGCCTGCCGCGCAGCGTCAAAATATATCACCGCGACGACCTTGAAGAGGTGCAGAAGGAACTGCGCCAGACGCCGGGCGTCACGGTCATCATCTATGACCAGATGTGTGCCACCGAAAAGCGTCGTCGCTCAAAACGCGGCATGATTGCGCCCGACCGCGTGCGCACCATAATCAACACGGAAGTCTGCGAAGGCTGTGGCGACTGCTCGCTTAAATCCAACTGTCTTTCCGTCGAGCCGGTGGAAACCGAACTCGGCCGCAAGCGCCGGATCAATCAGTCTACCTGCAACACGGACCTTTCCTGTGTGAAAGGCTTCTGCCCGAGCTTTGTGACCATTCAGGACGGCGAAGCCGCCTGGGAAGACCAGCCCCGGCAGATCTTCGATGCCGATGGCCTCCCCTTGCCCGAAACACCCAGCCTCGCCCAGCCCTGGAACGTGCTGTTCACGGGCGTTGGCGGCACGGGCGTGACAACCGTTGCGGCCGTACTGGCCATGGCGGCGCATGTGGACGGCAATGCCGCCTGCACGCTGGACATGACCGGCCTTGCCCAGAAAGGCGGCCCGGTGCTCAGCCATGTGCGCTTTGCGCGTGAGCCTGAAATGATCTCGACGGGGCGTGTTCCGCCTGCCAGCGCCGACCTCATCATTGGCTGCGACCTTGTGGTGGCGGCGGGCGGTGACGCGCTGAACCTGATGGACCCACAGCGCACGGCCGCCTATGCAAACTCGGACGTAACGCCGACATCAGAGTTCATCCGTAACCGGTCTAAACGGTTCGAGAGCGATCTGCTCTCCTCGCGGGTGAAGCGCCAGACGGCAGAATTTGGCGCGTTCGATGCCGAAGCGCTCGCGGTCGGCTATCTGCATGACGCGATCTACACCAATATGATCATGGTGGGTTATTCCTGGCAGAAGGGCAAAGTGCCCATCAGCCTGCGCGGGCTCTACCGCGCCATCCGCCTCAACGGCACGAAGGTTGAGGACAATATGGCCGCCTTCAACATTGGCCGGATTGCAGCGGCTGCGCCCGAGCGCCTTGCCGCCCAGCATGACCCGCGCGGGCAGGTTGAGCCCAAGACGCTGGACGAGCTGATCGAAGACCGCGCCGAACGCCTCACCGCCTACCAGAATGCCGCCTATGCCGAGCAGTATCGCGCCGCCGTGGCACAGATGCGCGCCGCAGAAGATCGCGCAGGCCTGGGCGAGAATGTCACCCGCGCGGTGGCGACTTATGCCTACAAGCTGATGGCCTACAAGGACGAGTATGAGGTGGCCCGTCTCTACACGAACGGAAAGTTTGCCGAGCAGCTGGCCAGCCAGTTCAAGGGCGGCAAGCTGCGCTTCTGGCTCGCCCCGCCGATCATCGCCAGGAAGGATGCAAACGGGCATCTGGAGAAAAAGCACTTCGGCGCCTGGATGCTGACCGGCTTCCGTGTGCTGGCAAAGCTCAAGGGCCTGCGCGGCACCAAGTTCGATCTTTTCGGCTATACCGAAGAACGCAAGATGGAACGCGGTCTGCGCGATACCTATCTCGCCAATATGCGCCGCATTGCCTCAGAGCTGAACGCGGCAAACCATTCCCTGGCCGTCGAAATAGCCAAAGTGCCGGATGAAATCCGCGGATTCGGGCATGTGAAGGAAGCCGCTGTCGAGAAAGCCCAGGCGCATGAAGCAGAGCTTTGGGCTGGCTGGCCGGAGGGCAAATTGCCAAAGGCAAAAGTCTCGCTGATCTCGGCTGCCGGATAA